The sequence below is a genomic window from Saccopteryx leptura isolate mSacLep1 chromosome 10, mSacLep1_pri_phased_curated, whole genome shotgun sequence.
CCCCAGCAGCAGGTGCTCGCCTACGGAAGTTCCCGAGTGTGACGTTACCGATGACATCACTGCCACCGTGCCATACAACCTTCGTGTCAGGGCCACCCTAGGCTCACAGACCTCAGCCTGGAGCACCCTGAAGCCCCCATTTAATCGAAACTCAAGTAAGATACTTCTCTCTTTActtccccctgccctgcccttcccctTCAGGCATCATGTCTTCTGAGTTTTTCAGGATTCTTTTTAGCATCAAATTAGACTTGTAATAGGCTGTGAATACAAGGAACCCTAACtgatccatttaaaaaattaccaacTACTTCCCACATGCCTTCTCCCTCATTTTGAAAGAGGCTTTGGAAGTCATTCTTTATCTTCGTCCGGGTCTGCAGGTGGTGGTAGCACTGACGTTGCAAAACTGGAAAGAATGCTGGTCTAGAAGTGGGCAGAGGGGGCTAggattgcttctccaccctggtAAGTGCCTCACTAGATCTTCCGGTGACTCCCATCTGGTGCCACATCAACCCCATGTTTGTTGCTTGTGTGAGGAGTTTTTCTTTGTGCAAGAGGATCTATGCATTTAACAGAGCCACCAGAAATAGTTGCCCATCTATGGTCACTGGGAAATAAATAACTTTTCAATAGCAATAGTACTTGGAAAATGATTGAGAAAGAAATAGGGGAAAATATAGATAGAGATGGCCAAATATGGCAGAGCACAAACCATGTATATttgactgtgtgtgtatgtatgtttggaAGTAGCAGGAGCAAGGACTGAATGGTCAGTGGTGAGGAAGCTGCTGGTCGTATGGTGAAGGACTTTGATGTGAAGTTGATCAAATCAATTAGGAAAGTCATAGAAAAAGAGAGTGTCTAGGCCAAGTTTGTCTTATGGAAcaatcactctggctgctgtgtgaaaGGAAACTGGCGTAGGACAAGCCCGCAGGGAAGGGAAAGAGTAAGGAGGGGGTTGTAACACTTCTGCTGAGCCAAGATGGGTCCTGAGCCCAGGAGTAGAGAAGGCCTAGGGAGTAGAGGACAGATCTGAGACATAGCTGACTTAAGACAGAGCTTGGGACCACCCAGTCACTGGGAGGGACAACAATGGTGTCCAGCTTCCAATTGGAGTTGGAGAGAATGTCAtccaaaacagagaacccaggaggGACAAATAGTCTTGAGAAATAGAAGACACTTCCGGCTTTGGGCTCTTTGAGATAGAGATTCCTACAACATCTCATGCCAACATGTCTGACTGGCAGCTGGAAACCAGGCCCTGGGGCTCAGACAGGTCAAGGCCAGATGCATAGCACAGAGTTAATAGCCAAAAGCTTGGGGGTAGATGAGATTGTTCAGGGACAGATATAAGGACAAAGATAACTCAGGACAGAATCTTGGGAAACCTCAGGGTTTAAAAAGTAGGTGGAAGGAAAGGCATCAGTAGGTGGCTGGGAAGATAGGGGGTCATGGATGGGAGACTAGGCCTGAAGGAGGCCCCTAACAGGTTCTTGAGAAAGCAGCATCATGGAACAGTGAGGGTGTGCTTGGGCTTCTGGGTGGAGGATTGTGTGGAGGTGGGAAGGAGCAAGGCAGATCCTCCTCTGAGAAAGGTGTGGACAATAATGTGACCAGTTTGAAGCTGCAAGAGAGGCAAGGAAAGGCCTTTGGTGTCCTCTGTTTTCTTTACAGGGCAGAAGATCCTCTACTGTGAGTGAGGACAAAGGAAGGTTAGGAGCAGCATGGACAGTAATGGGATGAGTCAGAGGTTCCTGAGGAATGCTTGAGACGGTGTAGAAATCAGGAGGATTTAGAagttggggtgagggtggggagccCAAGCTGGAAGGggctgaggaaggagaagagatttGAAGGGGTAGTTGGCCCTCTAGGGTCAGATGGATgtgattcaaatcccagctcggCCATTGAGAGCTGggcccttccctgcctccccatcTGTAAGAAAGGCAACAGTTTGCCTCAAAGCGTAGTTGTGGGAACTGTACAAGATTGAAATGTGTAATTGCTCAGTGCAGTGCTGTCCTGTTACGGTTCTCAGCTCTTGTTAAGTATTATTGCCCTGGGCATGCTCAAGTAGAGAGctagagagcagaggaaggaagaggtgggGGCAGGAATGGGACCATTGGAATAGGATACCACCAGGAATTTTTATGCAGAATGTGAGCTCTTCTGCCCAGGCACTGGGAGGACAGAGTGGCAACAGTGGGATCCTAGTGCCAAGCACTGGGGAAGGCTGAGGGGCACTGGGGGGTGGTGCAGCTCTGTCTCTGCCAACAGTGCCTAGGTATCACCCAGCACCATCTCCCTCTGGCTCCTGGGAGCATGGGGCTCTAGCCAAGACCATTGCTGGGGACAGGCAGCTGTTGTTGGAAAGGAAGGCATGGCTCAGATAAGGAAGTGCCTATAAAACTAAGTGGGTGGGGGTTTGTGCAGTAACAACTTGTGCCGAAGAAGGCCATTATAAACAGGAAAGTTTTGCTGCAGGAGGAGCTGAGGAACAGGAGTTTGTACCTGTGCCAGAAGGCGAAAGATGTGGTCCTGTGTGACCCCTGTGCAGGTGGAGTTAGCTACAGAGCTGGGGTGGAATCATGATGCTTACGGGCATTAAGACAGTTCCTTTGTCTCTGAAAAAGGCCACTGTGATTTCTCCCCAAATATATGAAATGTCTTGTTTTAGGGTTGCCCTGAAAAAGAGCTATTCTTACAGGCAAAGCTTATTTGAGAGCAGAAGTTCATAACCTTGATTGCACATTCAAATCACAGGGGAGCTTCAGAACTACTTATGTTAGGCCCATCCTTAGAGTCTGATTTAAATAATCTATGTGTATCCTGGTCTctgggagttttgttttgttttgtcttgtctcTGGGAGTTTAAAATTTCACCCAGGTTATTCTCATGCACAGCCAGAGTTGGGATCCACAAGTGCAGAGGCTAAACACCCCACACAGCAGAGTCTAGAACCTTGGAAAAGACATAGGCTCAGAGTCTGGCCACATACTCTGTGCCTTTGggtaaatcacttaacctctctgaggttCAGTAATGTCATCTGTACACCAGGCATAGTATTTACTGTCTTAAGCTTGCTGCATGGATTAAATGAGTGTGTACAGTGCATAGGACAGAGGTTCCTGCTCCAACGCTACCAAAATATTCTCTAAACTGAAATTTGACTTCAGGGCATTTTTTCTAATTCTGTTCTCAATTAAAGATGGAGATCAGAGGATCCACTTCTAGTCATGTTTGACCTAATCCTGGAGGAGTGAAACATGTCTCTTCCATCCGGAGGTGTTTCAGAGGTAGTACTAGCAGTGCTGTATGCTCATACGAAGCCTCTGAACTGGGCATGTTTTGCACAGTTGTTCTCTGACTCCCCAAGTCCCACTGtcccctggccaggcagctcttCAAATGCCAGGAAATGCTTTGCTCTCTGAAAACTCCCTGCAGGAAATGACTTTCTTTTGAGTGTCCACTGACCTCAGTGCAGGGGGATTTAGCCCAGAACACACTCCACTTTACTTCCCAAGCCCAGGCCAACAATCAGGGCGCCCTTCTGGTCCTGCAGTGTCTGCATCTGAGAGGCAAGTATGGACCCTTTGTCACTGGCCAGGCCCTGGAGGCTGCCTGTGTGGGCCCTTCTGTTCTCGGTCTGCCGATGGGAAAGTATCCGTGGGACTGCCGGCCCCCCTGTTTGGGATCCAGCAGTGTGAACCATAGTATTTGTGCTTGTGCTAGAGTTGTTTATTGGAATTTGTAAAACCCGCCAGTTTTCTGACATCCCTCATCAAGGATATAAGATGAAGAATCCTTGGGTTGCAATTAGAATGGCCAATTCATTCATAGGCTGCTGATTTGCTTGAAAAGTTATATCACTGATCCATGTGAATTGtagtaatctattttttttaacatgctcatcattaaaaaagcatttactgagtacctgctaAGTACAGGAGCTGTGAAGCTACATCCAACCCCGTTTCTTCCCAGGAGCCTGGCATGTTTCCACCAAAGTCTTGGTCATGGTTTCCCAGAACAGAAATCAGTCCTGCCTGGAGCTGCCTTTGATTCTCCTCTTGTCTTGCCAACAGCCATTCTAACCCCACCTGGAATGGAGGTCACCAAGGATGGCTTCCACTTGGTTATTAAGCTGGAAGACCTAGGGCCCCAGTTTGAGTTCCTCGTGACCTACTGGAAGAGGGAGCCTGGTGCTAAGGTAAGACTTCTGGCCTTGGCCTTTGAGTCAGACTTTGAGGAAGGAGTCAGAGACCTCTAAGGGGTGGTTGACAAAAGCCAGCCATGCAGAACTCACTGTCCGGGTGGCCTGAGGTGAACTGTGGGAAAGGAGAGATAGGAGCAGGCTGACAATCCCAGTGCTCCTCTTCAAAGAACTGCCGTGGTTTCAACCCCGGCCTTGGCTGGGAGCCTTCTCAGCCCAGGTTTACTGGAGCATGGGGGCTGCCTCCTTGCTGTAAACTCTAACATAGTTGGATCCACAGTACCTtttcaatacatttcttttccCTTGCCAGCTTGTCTtctcagccattttccctgaCACGTTTGGGTACAGCAGACCAGGTGTTCCAGATTGACCAGATGATTTCAAAAGCGTATGAGGCTGGCACAAGCCTCTTGAGGGTGTGAGTCTGAGCAGGGTGCAGAAGTCGGGGCAGAAAGCCAGGAGCTGGCTCTTGGATAACCCTGTGTCATTATGAGCCCCTGGATCATGCAGAATGCCTAGCTGGGGTGCTGCCCCTCCCTGTGGGACAGCTGCTGCAGGCTAGGCGGGGTGGGAGGTCAGGTCTCCCGGAGGGAGTGGTCAGACAGCAGCCGCCACAGCAGCGGAAGGGGCTCAACCTGAGCAGGAACTAGGGGACAGTCAGACCTGTGGAAGCTCTGTCCAAGCTGATGTAGTGACAAGGCCCACTCCAGTCAGCACAAACAAAAGTAGACTTTATCATAAGGATTAGTATGGTGTGATGAGGGGCTCTTCTAGAGTCTATGAACAAAGCTGGTCCgagccaggctgcagcacagcCCCCCCCACCACCCGGTGACCCTCACCCGCACAGTCCTGGCTTCCTCTCTTTCGTACTCCTGCAGCCTTCTCCCCAGCTCTCCCAGGCTTTGGTTCCTCATCACTCCTTCCTACGCATTCCCACGACTGTGCCTTGCCAGCCCCTCATGGCCTCTCGGCCTGATACCCCCTCACTGTGTTCTTTCCCCTTTGTCCCTGTTTCTAGCTCCAGTATTCCCAAGACCAATTCCCCAGACAGGAAGCCTGATTGTTCTTGCTTATCTTATACTGGCCTCAGATGGACACTTCTTGGGTCAGGGATGCCCCTGACCTGATAGCAGTATCTTAGGGAGCATGGCACATGCCCCAGCACCCACACCACAGGGGCTGTAGATTGGGTAGCTTCCCTTGGTAGGTGGTATGGGCAGGTGGAACGGGCATTAACAATGACTTCCAGTATTTACTCCTGCTGGCTCGGGGCCCGGTGATAAGACATGGTACTGCCAGCCAGGCAGATGGAAAGGTACAGGGTACAGACCAGggccagggcaggagggagcATGCAGCTCCCACAGATTCTTTGAGATGGAGCTCTCTCTCCACCCTTGGGAACTGGGAGGGCCAAGGCTGAGAGAGGCGCATGTCCCCTGAGTCATTTGGGCTTGGTCCAGACGAGCCTACACAGGTTCAGATGTGGATCACAGGCCTCAGGGGGTGGGTAGAGGTGGAAGGATGTGCAGATGGATAAACACACATGTGGTTGGATGGATGTATTAAGAGGCACTGCCCACTGGTGCCTTTGCCCCTGTGCACTTATGCCCCTGGCCCAGGCATATTTCTAACCTTCAGTTCTCTGCCCACATGCTGTCCTATCACAGAGGTCTTCCCAGCAGTTCTGTTTAGTGACTCCTCATCACTCTACCATCATACcctgcttcatttttcttatcACCTCTTGATTGATATTATATATCATCTGTCTTCTCCCACATTAACTTCATGAGAGCagggactttgttttgttcaATGCTATGTTCCAGTGCTTACAACAGTcattggcacatagtaggtgcataGTAAACAAatgtgaatgagtaaatgaatgaatgggagggAACAGTCTGAATGCAACCTGGAAAGGAAATATCTGCAGCTTTCCTTCCCTggctcttttctccctttcttatcTTGCTTCCCTCCGTGTGTAACTCTTTTCTGGTCTCCTAAAGGAACATGTCAAAATAATGAGGAGCAGGGGCATTCCAGTGCAtctggagaccatggagccaggGGCTGTGTACTGTGTGAAGGCCCAGACACTCGTGAATGCCATCGGGAGGTACAGCACCTTCAGCCCAACAGAATGTGTCAAGGTGCAAGGTAAGGATGGCCTGCCTATTTCCTGGAGTCCTGCACAGCTGACAGCCTGCCTATAGGGTACTCGGCTGCCTGCTGGGTTTCTTAGGTTCTTAGTCTCCCCTGTCTCACGGACCTGCTCCCTGAAGTTGGATGGGTTCTTGTGGTCAGAGTATGCTCCACTCCAGCTTCCCTTCAGGAGAGAGTGCACCCTGGGACTGGGCGGGGGTCACTGGAGCTGTCTGGAACTTTCCTTCTGCAAAGTTCCTAGACCTGAGGCTAGACATTGCAAGGCTGGTTTATCAGGTGAATCAGAGGAGGTTgcaggagaggcaggcaggggctTGAGAGTCAGGCCATATGAGGAGGCAGCCCATTGTATGTTATAGCTGCTTTCAGCTTGGAGGGACCATGGCAAGTCTAATAGATTCTTCTTGTTTGACTTAATTTTTCCCTTGAAATTCTTTATGATCTAAAACCCCACAATCTTTAAAAACcctttgaaaagaaacaaaacaaaacctcacaTCCCAGGATCCTACCACTCAAACAATAGTGATATTTTTGTTGATAACTTTttagtctttaaaatatatatattattattaccgGACCCagggtggtgcaatggataaagcattgacctggaacgctgaggttgctggtttgaaaccctgggcttgcccagtcaaggcacataagggaagcaaccatgagttaatgctttctactcctcccctacttcctttcttgctctctctctctcctctctcaaaaatcaataaataagatctttaaaaaaattattattattattttggatatttagtgcctttataaagaaaactctctgcctttctttttaGCACAAATGGTAGCATACTCTATCCACTATTCTGTATCTTGTCTTTTTCACTTTATGTATCATATAGATTTCCCCACATTTATACAAAACTTCCTCATCTTTCTTTATGgctagtagtattccattttgtgtatatataattgaTTTAATTAGCTCCCCATTGATGGGCATTTAGTTTTCACCCCAATATTTTGCTATTGCAGGCAATACTTTAATTAGTTACCCTGTACATAGATTGTTTCGCTGGTGTACTtgatggataaattcctggaggTAGAGCTGCTCTGTGGCATACACATTTGAATTTGACTGTTACTCCCAAATTGCCCTATGAAAGGGTGTCATCCTTCCATCATTGCCCACATGCAGACACATATTGTAGATGGATTGCACATATGCTTTGTGACTGCTTTTTCACAACTATCCATCACATTTCCCATGTAGAtgctcttttcttaaaaatgtttagaGATTTTATCTattgcctgaccagtcggtggcacagtggataaagcactggactgggacacagaggatccaggtccgaaaccccaaggttactggcttgtttgtgtgctcatctggtttgagaaaggctcaccagcttgagcccaaggttgctggcttgagcaaagggtcactcactctgctgtagcccaccccccatcaaggcacatatgagagagcagtcaatgaacaactaaagtgctgcaacaaagaattgatgtttctcatctctttcccttctgtctatctgtccctgtctgtccctctctctgtctctctctgtctctgacacacacacacacacacacacacacacaatttatttattaattttagaggaaagagtggacatgagtgggaagcatcaactcatagtagttgcttcttgagtgtgccttgaccaggcaagccccaggattttgaaccagcgacctcagcattccaggtagacgctttatccactgtgccaccacaggtcaggccccatgtAGATTTTCTGTTTGCCATTTTATACTACTTATTAAAACCATATAAGTCAAGCtttataaaaaattcaaacaacaCGGGAGTATATAAAGTAAGAGGTAGATGTTTTCCACTAACGTGGTTTATTTTGGCAAGTTTGGCATTTAATCTGCTAGTTATTATATAATACTAGTACTCACAGGCACAAATGGGACTGTCCTATGCTTACTGTTCTGTCTCTTGCTTATCTTCATTTACTAGTATATTGTGATTGTCTCTTCATGTTAGCACATATAGGTCTACCTTATTTGAAAAGATGCACAATAAGCCAATATATGTATGTgccaaaatatgtatatatgtaatcaTGCGTCTGTTAATAGGTATATTGTGTGCCTTTCAGTTTTTTGCCACAACAAACAGTGCTGtggtgcagtggtccccaacctttttcgggccacggaccagtttaatgtcagaaaatattttcacggaccagcctttagggtgggacagataaatgtatcatgtgactgagacaagcgtcaagagtgagtcttagacagatgtaacagagggaatgtggtcatttttaaaaaataaaacatcgttcagacttaaatataaataaaatggaaataatgtaagttatttattctttctctgtggaccggtaccaaatggcccaccagtaccgatccgtggcctgggggttgaggaccactgctgtagTGAACAAGCTTGTATGAATCCTAATTCTCATTGTAATAACTGGATTCCTGACCTGCCATGCTGATGTCCCATTATAAATTCAGTCATCTCTTATTTTGGGGTATTTAggtcatttccattttcttttgaaGATAATGGTCATTGATTGattaactcattcattcactcaatatttattgagcattgacTATGTGCCATGTGCTGGTCTAGTCCCTGGGATACAGCAGAGATGtccctgctctcatggagcttacCCTTCTAGTTGGAGAGACAGGCTACAGACAAGTAAACACATGTATAGCTTCCCGTGGTGGTACGTGCTATGAGGAAAACTCACAGAGCATGTGGAAGTGGTGGGAGGTGTAAGCAAGCCACTCTGGGCAGAGAGGGAGACTGGTTATGAGGCTCATACTCTAGTCCAGATGCTGCTGTAAACTGCTATATGCATATCATTGTTTCCTCTtttggaattattattttttttttggtgtctaCTCGCAGGAATGAATGAAAGGGTGTGAACATTTGAGTGTCTCTTGGTGTGTACtgccaaaatattttccaaaattggTGAAACAAAGTGCCTCTAGCCACATTAGTGAGGCCACCAGCTTCTCTGCAGCCTCACTGGGCAGCCTCATTCACACCGCAGGCAAGCAGTGCAGCCTGGACAGGCTAAAGGAGTTGCTCGAGGTTACCCATCCTCCTTCTGTATCTCCAGATGCTCCCACTTGGTACTTTCTGATCCACTTACTTAGTAGAGTGACCTGGAGTAAGTCACTTAACCAGAGTAGAGGCTTGATATATCAATAGTTACCTGACTCTTTTCTGAACTCAGTATTTTTCTCCATGAGATGAATCAATGCCAAAAACAAATTGTGAAACACGATTTGTTTCAGTTGCCACCCAGTTCCCTTCTGCACTGTTCTttttccacacctccccctcaTCTTGCCCGGGCACTCCGCCCTGATCCTGGCACCCCGCCCTCCTCCTGGCAGTGGCGCTGAGGTATGTGCTAACACAGCTAGTGGCTTAATAGTCGATACTCCTCCCCTTtccaaagaaaaagattttaatctTCTTTGGGGCTTTCTGGAAACCAAGCCTTAATCTGGATTCTAGAAAAATGGTTTTAATGGTGGTAATTTTAGTCACTAGGGCATACATCAAATCTTAGGATGCTGGCATCTGCTGTCTTAGCCACGTGCAGAGCCAACTCCAGGAAAGTGAAGGAGGCCCAGGATTAGAGATTTCACCTTCACTGTGTCTCCTAAGCCTGTTCTTATCTCTTCATTTCCAGAAGAGACCCTCCCACTGGCACTGGCCCTGTTTGCATTTATTGGCTTCATGCTGATCCTGGTGGTTGTGCCGCTCTCCATCTGGAAGATGGGCCGGCTGCTCCAGTACTCCTGTTGCCCCGCGGTGGTGCTCCCCGACACCTTGGTAAGAGTGC
It includes:
- the IL20RB gene encoding interleukin-20 receptor subunit beta isoform X2, with protein sequence MMIPEEILTSHMWVFYTLIPCLLIDGVARLPAPQNLSVQSTNMKHLLTWSPVTMAGEVIHYSVEYQGEYESLYVSHIWIPSSRCSPTEVPECDVTDDITATVPYNLRVRATLGSQTSAWSTLKPPFNRNSTILTPPGMEVTKDGFHLVIKLEDLGPQFEFLVTYWKREPGAKEHVKIMRSRGIPVHLETMEPGAVYCVKAQTLVNAIGRYSTFSPTECVKVQEETLPLALALFAFIGFMLILVVVPLSIWKMGRLLQYSCCPAVVLPDTLKITSSPQKLISCRREEVEACAMTVQSPEELFRTWI
- the IL20RB gene encoding interleukin-20 receptor subunit beta isoform X1, which codes for MMIPEEILTSHMWVFYTLIPCLLIDGVARLPAPQNLSVQSTNMKHLLTWSPVTMAGEVIHYSVEYQGEYESLYVSHIWIPSSRCSPTEVPECDVTDDITATVPYNLRVRATLGSQTSAWSTLKPPFNRNSTILTPPGMEVTKDGFHLVIKLEDLGPQFEFLVTYWKREPGAKEHVKIMRSRGIPVHLETMEPGAVYCVKAQTLVNAIGRYSTFSPTECVKVQEETLPLALALFAFIGFMLILVVVPLSIWKMGRLLQYSCCPAVVLPDTLDLAQPREQVCCPTMDAQSCGLTLPDWPAQCSWPLPRIGTALVLTQCIQLR